The Candidatus Dependentiae bacterium genome includes a window with the following:
- a CDS encoding FkbM family methyltransferase, with translation MQKPIQLRYITKEFIAQFLPEDPVILEAGAHKGKDTLALHAQWPLSTIYAFEPVPHLYEKLHSAVCAIPSIHCYQVALSDQIGISTFYESTGKIDAASSLLAPHDYFDDKPIQFTQIEVATTTIDSWAQENNVQKIDCLWLDLQGGELNALKAATSLLHTIKVIHTEANLIERYKGSPLYGELKEWLESYGFEVVAESFYHGSWGNVLFRNKTYQ, from the coding sequence ATGCAAAAACCAATCCAACTTCGGTACATCACCAAAGAATTTATTGCACAATTCCTGCCTGAAGATCCTGTAATCCTAGAAGCAGGAGCGCATAAAGGAAAAGACACACTCGCTCTCCATGCGCAATGGCCACTAAGCACAATTTACGCTTTTGAGCCGGTGCCGCATCTTTATGAAAAACTGCATAGCGCCGTTTGCGCTATTCCTTCAATCCACTGTTACCAAGTAGCACTGAGTGATCAGATTGGAATTTCTACATTTTATGAAAGCACCGGAAAAATTGATGCTGCAAGTTCACTTTTGGCGCCGCACGATTATTTTGATGATAAACCAATTCAGTTTACCCAAATAGAAGTAGCAACGACGACGATAGATAGTTGGGCACAAGAAAACAATGTGCAAAAAATCGATTGCTTGTGGCTCGATCTGCAAGGCGGAGAGTTAAATGCGCTCAAAGCTGCAACCTCTCTTTTGCACACCATAAAAGTAATTCACACCGAAGCAAATTTAATTGAGCGCTATAAGGGTTCTCCGCTTTATGGTGAATTAAAAGAATGGTTAGAGAGTTATGGATTTGAAGTAGTTGCAGAAAGTTTTTATCACGGCAGCTGGGGAAATGTACTCTTTAGAAATAAAACGTATCAATAA
- a CDS encoding VWA domain-containing protein: MKTFFGEVTFALLRYRYFFPFVVFACILVFFIAYRRYRGISKLSSVKRRSYLVTHFSIAKLFLKTFLLMVGCASLFIVFLRPQWGAIEQTIEQEGRDLFIALDVSRSMLAQDKKPDRLTFAKQKIKQLVGTLKSERVGLVIFSGSALVQCPLTVDYGAFYLFLNQIDAETISSGTTALDQVIKKIIDIFARAPARKNKLLVILTDGEDFSSNLTKVREQAREVGVHIFTMGIGTPEGAPVPVVDDEGRQHGHQKNEQGEIVISRLNEGILRSLSAESGGTYVRASEGDADINELVRMVQQFEKEKFEDKTVPTLQERYPIFAVIAFICFLLEWLL, encoded by the coding sequence ATGAAAACTTTTTTTGGCGAAGTTACTTTTGCATTGCTCCGCTACCGTTATTTTTTTCCGTTTGTTGTATTCGCGTGCATTCTGGTTTTTTTTATTGCCTATCGGCGGTACCGAGGCATTTCAAAATTATCGTCAGTTAAACGAAGAAGCTATTTGGTAACTCATTTTTCAATTGCCAAATTATTTTTAAAAACGTTTTTACTCATGGTAGGGTGCGCGAGCCTCTTTATTGTTTTTTTGAGACCGCAATGGGGTGCGATCGAGCAAACGATTGAACAAGAAGGGCGAGATCTTTTTATCGCACTTGATGTTTCGCGCAGTATGCTTGCGCAAGATAAAAAGCCGGATCGTCTGACCTTTGCAAAGCAAAAAATTAAACAATTAGTGGGTACTTTAAAATCTGAACGGGTAGGGTTGGTGATTTTTTCAGGATCGGCATTGGTGCAATGCCCGTTAACAGTTGATTATGGTGCATTTTATCTCTTTTTAAATCAAATCGATGCAGAAACGATCTCTTCTGGAACTACCGCTCTCGATCAAGTAATTAAGAAAATTATCGATATTTTTGCGCGAGCACCGGCTCGAAAAAATAAATTATTGGTTATTCTGACCGACGGCGAAGATTTTTCGAGCAATCTCACCAAAGTTCGAGAACAAGCGCGTGAAGTGGGCGTGCATATATTTACGATGGGTATTGGAACGCCAGAAGGCGCACCGGTTCCTGTAGTGGATGATGAAGGCCGTCAGCACGGGCATCAAAAAAATGAACAAGGAGAAATTGTAATTTCTCGACTGAATGAAGGAATTTTGCGATCATTATCGGCCGAATCTGGCGGCACCTATGTTCGCGCTTCAGAAGGTGATGCGGATATTAATGAGCTTGTGCGGATGGTGCAGCAGTTTGAAAAAGAAAAATTTGAAGACAAAACGGTGCCAACTCTTCAGGAGCGTTACCCGATTTTTGCGGTGATTGCTTTTATTTGTTTTTTACTTGAATGGCTATTATGA
- a CDS encoding BatD family protein, producing the protein MGKRIGKLFAIYLIAFPVYAGETTLSLAITDHNGRPMQQAQVGIPFFVEAVIGGQEINVGTPSIEGLKSFHIQDQGMVSTMRTTVNGVTTNKKTHRYLVRADKEGRFAIGPAHVKTQAGTLTSGTVYVTVGAQQVTTNTDEAIVRLLIDKTKAVVGEKIGFMIRFYYQNGVSLTGISDPQLKDISLQGPYTGVELVNGVRMNYLEWRADFYPSAAGKITVAPVRATYRMQRMNRSAGFDIFSLFDNAFDQKYIYSNGLAIDVDSLPQTNEAVSAVGIFDRIELTLDKNEAGEGDGIVLRLTVHGSGNTEKTLAPKLVLPPGLTSYDSQASLRDLGSGKTAMIFEYIVQGIKPGSYTIPEQKFNYFNTQDRSYKTLKTSTAQLTITPGTGFAEDQKQMPPENEPATSAGSAPQLNEQIPLLQHGALHSHSHWQLAWPFFWACIFGFFCAFVLRYLQPFITQWRLSRATKKEYAFTHARSRLAKLKKVGGTKRALYDLFMQLFAQRAQYPVNEMTEDLISEQLKQAGCPNQMVDQWEIFFKKCAAFAFFAGDAARDNEQTLYQEAEQWLSRLQEYL; encoded by the coding sequence ATGGGCAAAAGAATTGGTAAATTATTCGCGATCTATTTAATTGCGTTTCCGGTTTATGCAGGAGAAACAACGCTTTCTTTAGCTATAACCGATCACAATGGAAGGCCAATGCAGCAAGCGCAAGTTGGTATTCCATTTTTCGTTGAAGCGGTAATTGGCGGCCAGGAAATAAATGTTGGAACTCCCAGCATTGAAGGCCTAAAATCGTTTCATATTCAGGATCAAGGTATGGTGAGTACGATGCGAACGACCGTTAACGGCGTCACGACGAATAAAAAAACGCATCGCTATTTGGTTCGCGCTGATAAAGAGGGAAGATTTGCTATCGGTCCGGCGCACGTGAAAACGCAAGCGGGCACATTAACTTCCGGTACTGTTTACGTAACAGTCGGCGCTCAACAAGTAACGACCAATACAGATGAAGCAATCGTACGTTTATTAATAGATAAAACTAAAGCGGTAGTTGGTGAAAAAATCGGATTTATGATTCGATTTTATTATCAAAATGGCGTGAGCCTTACCGGTATTTCAGATCCGCAGCTGAAAGATATTTCATTGCAAGGGCCGTATACCGGCGTTGAATTGGTAAACGGTGTGAGGATGAATTATTTAGAATGGCGTGCCGATTTTTATCCGAGTGCGGCTGGAAAAATAACTGTTGCCCCCGTTCGTGCGACGTATAGAATGCAACGAATGAATCGCTCGGCAGGTTTTGATATTTTTTCGTTATTTGATAATGCATTCGATCAAAAATATATTTATTCAAACGGGTTAGCGATCGATGTCGATTCTTTGCCGCAGACAAATGAAGCTGTTTCGGCCGTAGGCATTTTTGATCGCATCGAACTCACGCTTGATAAAAATGAGGCGGGCGAGGGTGATGGTATTGTGCTCCGCTTGACGGTGCACGGATCGGGCAACACAGAAAAAACGCTTGCACCAAAACTTGTGCTTCCGCCAGGATTGACCTCGTACGACTCACAAGCGAGCTTGCGCGATTTGGGTAGCGGGAAAACCGCAATGATTTTTGAATATATTGTGCAAGGTATAAAGCCAGGATCGTATACTATTCCTGAACAAAAATTTAATTATTTTAATACGCAAGATCGTTCATATAAAACACTCAAAACATCTACTGCTCAACTTACCATTACGCCGGGTACCGGATTTGCTGAGGATCAGAAACAAATGCCGCCTGAAAATGAACCCGCTACAAGCGCTGGATCTGCCCCACAATTAAATGAACAAATTCCTTTGTTGCAGCATGGTGCTCTTCATTCGCATTCGCATTGGCAGCTTGCGTGGCCATTTTTCTGGGCATGTATTTTCGGATTTTTTTGTGCCTTTGTATTGCGATACTTGCAGCCATTTATAACGCAGTGGCGCTTATCACGAGCAACAAAAAAAGAATACGCATTTACGCACGCTCGCTCGCGCCTAGCCAAATTAAAAAAGGTTGGAGGAACTAAACGAGCGCTTTACGATTTATTTATGCAACTTTTTGCTCAGCGTGCCCAATATCCTGTTAACGAAATGACCGAAGATCTTATCAGTGAACAATTAAAGCAGGCAGGTTGCCCAAATCAAATGGTCGATCAATGGGAAATTTTCTTTAAAAAATGTGCAGCATTTGCCTTTTTTGCGGGCGATGCCGCTCGTGATAATGAACAAACCCTTTACCAAGAAGCGGAACAATGGTTATCGCGCCTTCAAGAATATCTTTAA
- the topA gene encoding type I DNA topoisomerase, which yields MKKLLIVESPAKIKTISKFLGKEFRIMSTIGHIKDLPPKRTGVTINGSIEIDYEVIEDKDKVIADICKEAAKCDEIYLAPDPDREGEIIAWHIGQEIAKVAKKGAAIYRITFNEITKPAITDAIDHPSTIDMQKVAAQQARRVLDRWVGYEVSPILWSKIAKGLSAGRVQSVALRLICDRELEIRAFKPEEYWTIDGTFGHKGGQFNASLTHKNKKKIDIKSEKESKKIVEQVEKDSYIVESITDKERTRQPLAPFMTSTLQQAAYNRLGFSVKKTMQVAQNLYEGIALEDASTPVALITYMRTDSLRISDTALKQARTYIDDTFGGTYLPSKSNVFVKGKAQDAHEAVRPIDVNVTPDYVRKFASADQAALYELIWKRFIACQMKPAIYAQRQVVVQGKDFTFKVTGSTLIFDGFLKVYMEEEEEDDQKKVFIPKELKEKDPVDLKKILPKQHFTQPPARYTEASLVKGLEKEGIGRPSTYATILNTIRAREYTELDTKKRFLPTELGMTVTKLLTENLPNIMDTKFTALMEEDLDRIAKGKLERDLLLREFYKSFEKDLALFKEQTAGKRHAEPTDITCPECKKHKLSIRVGKTGSFLGCMGYPECKYTANFKRTEDGTIQIMEQEAPKLLDEMCPNCGKPLRQMSGKFGPFVACSGYPECKYIKQTKANFKCPLDKGDVVKKIWQGKPFWGCGNYPKCKFVVFGDIEETPCPKCKLPFLVKKVDKQGNVTLICSDKNCGYKE from the coding sequence ATGAAGAAACTATTAATTGTAGAATCACCGGCTAAAATCAAAACGATTTCTAAGTTCTTGGGAAAAGAGTTTAGGATCATGTCCACTATTGGGCATATTAAGGATCTTCCTCCAAAAAGAACCGGTGTAACAATTAATGGTTCGATCGAAATCGATTATGAAGTAATCGAAGATAAAGATAAGGTTATTGCAGACATTTGCAAAGAAGCTGCAAAATGCGACGAAATCTATCTTGCGCCTGACCCTGATCGTGAGGGTGAAATTATTGCATGGCACATTGGCCAAGAAATTGCAAAAGTCGCAAAAAAAGGCGCTGCAATTTATCGCATCACCTTTAACGAAATTACCAAACCCGCAATTACTGATGCTATCGATCACCCATCTACTATTGATATGCAAAAAGTTGCTGCGCAGCAAGCGCGCCGCGTTCTTGATCGCTGGGTGGGATACGAAGTATCTCCAATTCTATGGTCGAAAATTGCCAAGGGCCTTTCTGCTGGCCGCGTGCAATCGGTAGCGCTTCGTTTAATTTGCGATCGCGAACTTGAGATACGAGCGTTCAAGCCTGAAGAATATTGGACCATCGATGGCACGTTTGGCCATAAAGGCGGCCAATTTAATGCGAGCTTAACGCATAAAAATAAGAAAAAAATTGATATAAAGAGTGAAAAAGAATCTAAAAAAATAGTTGAGCAAGTAGAAAAAGATTCTTATATCGTCGAATCGATTACCGATAAAGAGCGCACGCGCCAACCACTCGCTCCATTTATGACGAGTACCTTGCAGCAAGCTGCGTATAATAGACTCGGTTTCTCGGTTAAAAAAACAATGCAAGTTGCGCAAAACCTTTATGAAGGTATCGCACTTGAAGATGCTTCAACCCCCGTTGCACTTATTACCTACATGAGAACCGACTCGCTCAGAATTTCAGATACGGCGCTCAAGCAAGCGCGCACCTATATCGACGACACGTTTGGCGGTACTTATTTGCCTTCAAAATCAAATGTGTTTGTTAAAGGTAAAGCGCAGGATGCCCATGAAGCGGTTCGCCCTATTGATGTAAATGTAACGCCCGATTATGTTCGTAAATTTGCAAGCGCAGATCAAGCAGCGCTTTATGAACTTATTTGGAAGCGTTTTATTGCCTGCCAAATGAAGCCAGCGATTTATGCACAACGCCAAGTGGTTGTTCAAGGCAAAGATTTCACTTTCAAAGTTACAGGATCTACCCTCATATTCGATGGATTTTTAAAAGTCTATATGGAAGAAGAGGAAGAGGATGATCAAAAGAAAGTGTTCATCCCTAAAGAATTAAAAGAAAAAGATCCGGTCGATCTCAAAAAGATTTTACCAAAGCAGCATTTTACTCAGCCACCGGCGCGCTATACTGAAGCATCGCTCGTTAAGGGCCTTGAAAAAGAAGGCATTGGCCGCCCGAGTACATATGCCACCATTTTAAATACAATTCGTGCGCGCGAATACACAGAGCTTGATACAAAAAAACGTTTCCTGCCGACAGAACTTGGCATGACTGTTACTAAATTACTCACCGAAAATTTGCCCAATATTATGGATACGAAGTTCACCGCCTTAATGGAGGAAGATCTTGATCGTATCGCAAAAGGGAAATTAGAGCGCGATCTCTTATTGCGTGAATTCTATAAAAGTTTTGAAAAAGATTTGGCACTCTTTAAAGAGCAAACCGCCGGGAAACGGCATGCGGAACCTACCGATATCACTTGCCCAGAATGCAAAAAACATAAGCTTTCAATACGTGTTGGTAAAACCGGCTCGTTCTTGGGATGTATGGGATATCCGGAATGTAAATATACCGCAAACTTTAAGCGCACCGAAGATGGCACGATTCAAATTATGGAACAAGAAGCACCAAAACTTCTTGATGAAATGTGCCCAAACTGCGGAAAACCACTGCGCCAAATGAGCGGAAAATTTGGCCCGTTCGTCGCATGCTCAGGATATCCTGAATGCAAATATATTAAGCAAACGAAGGCTAACTTTAAATGCCCGCTTGATAAAGGCGATGTGGTTAAAAAAATCTGGCAAGGAAAACCGTTCTGGGGATGCGGCAACTATCCTAAATGCAAATTCGTGGTATTTGGCGATATTGAAGAAACGCCATGCCCGAAATGTAAATTGCCGTTCTTGGTAAAAAAAGTAGATAAGCAAGGAAATGTAACCCTTATTTGCTCAGATAAAAATTGCGGCTATAAAGAATAA
- a CDS encoding 1-acyl-sn-glycerol-3-phosphate acyltransferase has product MGTVFLVIRALFGYFVIALMGIVCFIPCIFVACLPEKYRFNNKVYYFFSWLFYRIIVWGSFLPFTVEGKHHIPEEPAILIANHQSALDIPFLGMLVNCHPHIWLFLSRYAKVPFFGFVTRRMNVVVDYSGLRKLTGAITDAARLIKGQKRHVLMFPEGGRATDGTVHRFYYGFVILAKETKRPVVPVMMFNLNKAYPPGSFFIHQYPIKIVIGEPFRLGDDETDEAFLQRVHSWFVQQVEQNKS; this is encoded by the coding sequence ATGGGTACTGTTTTTCTCGTGATTCGAGCACTTTTTGGCTATTTTGTGATAGCTCTTATGGGTATTGTATGTTTTATTCCCTGCATTTTTGTTGCTTGCTTGCCTGAAAAATATAGATTCAACAACAAAGTTTATTATTTTTTTTCATGGCTTTTTTATCGCATCATTGTTTGGGGATCATTTTTGCCGTTTACCGTTGAGGGCAAGCATCATATTCCTGAAGAACCAGCAATTTTGATCGCAAATCATCAATCAGCATTAGATATTCCGTTTCTGGGAATGCTTGTTAATTGCCATCCGCATATTTGGCTTTTTTTATCGCGCTACGCAAAAGTGCCGTTTTTTGGATTTGTCACTCGGCGCATGAACGTGGTTGTTGATTATAGCGGTTTGCGAAAATTAACCGGAGCAATTACTGATGCGGCCCGATTAATTAAAGGGCAGAAGCGGCATGTTCTTATGTTTCCCGAAGGTGGGCGTGCGACAGATGGAACAGTACATCGGTTTTATTATGGTTTTGTGATTCTTGCAAAAGAAACAAAGCGGCCGGTAGTTCCAGTAATGATGTTTAATTTAAATAAAGCGTATCCGCCGGGAAGTTTTTTCATTCATCAATATCCAATAAAAATAGTTATTGGAGAACCGTTTCGCTTGGGCGACGATGAAACGGATGAAGCATTTTTGCAGCGTGTCCATAGTTGGTTTGTGCAACAAGTAGAACAAAATAAGTCGTAA
- a CDS encoding tetratricopeptide repeat protein: MKKNIFLFVSIFCAHLEAFDYNPWVLLKKFQAARADEHQNYENAKKLTHELITHNPHDTESIYNAGKAAYALNDFKQAENYFDAVAKEHDVLPDLKKRALFDLGNSQVRQQELERALESYKQLVEIDPAHEKAAEMIKQIEDELEKRKQQQQQENQDQKNNNGNNQKKSNDKQNDKQEKDQQNPDSKKNDEQNKQSPDQKNNDEKNDQQSDKKNEPKPNDSSSDKQKKGDQSKEEKKDGKQGSDEGNKSPEKKSEKGQERADGKEKQERNTGNNTQQKGERGGDERPEKPEAGDGQHNEKQEQKTPPELNKNKPTQEPKNEQGAPSQHDAQAPLQDDRLSQDEQLFLKRLDEHDAQALKRMLKVDVKKGMPVHHGQKNW; this comes from the coding sequence ATGAAAAAAAACATTTTTCTTTTTGTATCGATTTTTTGCGCGCATTTGGAGGCGTTCGATTATAATCCCTGGGTACTTTTAAAAAAGTTCCAAGCTGCTCGCGCTGATGAGCATCAGAATTATGAAAATGCAAAAAAATTGACGCATGAATTAATTACGCATAATCCACATGACACCGAATCGATTTATAATGCAGGAAAAGCTGCATACGCATTAAATGATTTCAAACAAGCAGAAAATTATTTTGATGCTGTTGCAAAAGAGCATGACGTTTTACCCGATCTGAAAAAACGTGCACTCTTTGATCTTGGTAATAGCCAGGTGCGTCAGCAAGAATTAGAACGCGCTCTTGAAAGTTATAAACAACTTGTGGAAATTGATCCAGCACATGAAAAAGCTGCGGAAATGATTAAGCAAATCGAGGATGAGCTCGAAAAACGAAAGCAACAGCAGCAGCAAGAGAACCAAGATCAGAAAAATAATAACGGTAATAATCAAAAGAAATCGAACGATAAACAAAACGATAAGCAAGAAAAAGATCAGCAGAATCCCGATTCAAAAAAGAACGACGAACAAAATAAACAATCACCTGATCAAAAAAATAATGATGAAAAGAACGATCAGCAATCTGATAAAAAAAATGAGCCAAAACCAAACGACAGTTCATCTGATAAACAAAAAAAAGGTGATCAATCAAAAGAAGAAAAAAAAGATGGAAAGCAAGGATCCGATGAGGGAAATAAGAGTCCCGAAAAAAAGAGCGAAAAAGGCCAAGAGCGCGCTGATGGCAAAGAAAAACAAGAAAGAAACACTGGCAATAATACTCAGCAAAAGGGTGAGCGCGGTGGCGATGAACGACCCGAAAAGCCAGAAGCCGGTGATGGGCAACATAATGAAAAGCAAGAACAAAAAACACCTCCTGAACTAAACAAAAATAAGCCTACACAAGAACCGAAAAATGAACAAGGAGCGCCATCACAGCACGATGCGCAAGCTCCTTTACAAGATGATCGTTTATCTCAAGACGAGCAATTGTTTTTAAAACGTTTGGACGAGCATGATGCGCAAGCGCTCAAAAGAATGTTAAAAGTTGATGTTAAAAAAGGGATGCCGGTGCACCATGGGCAAAAGAATTGGTAA
- a CDS encoding 30S ribosomal protein S2, translating to MNASKGNAAMGAKSLFLSIFLLIFSSLGAMEKAKTEDKSTKSNMEDSLIPQARTMDPSMSRYIFKRRAEGVHIIDLQKTWEKLVLNAKLLLRVGDPSSVVIVGQKIRPVVDLKEKKRSQSF from the coding sequence GTGAACGCTTCTAAAGGAAATGCAGCTATGGGCGCAAAATCACTTTTCTTATCGATATTTCTCTTAATATTTTCATCCCTCGGAGCGATGGAAAAAGCAAAAACAGAAGACAAAAGCACCAAAAGCAATATGGAGGATTCTTTGATACCTCAAGCGCGAACTATGGATCCATCAATGTCCCGCTATATATTTAAACGAAGAGCTGAAGGTGTTCATATTATTGATCTTCAAAAAACATGGGAAAAATTAGTATTAAATGCAAAACTATTATTACGTGTGGGGGATCCATCTTCGGTTGTCATCGTTGGCCAAAAGATCCGGCCAGTGGTGGATTTAAAAGAAAAGAAACGGTCACAATCATTTTAA
- a CDS encoding VWA domain-containing protein: protein MNFAFRFAYPLVMYAGIGIIIAAMLLRRYWPQSTRYRYSLASTFSMLGYQASSWPISLQNLLRSALLLFLAALAARPQLVDVQSKIPVEGIDIMMVLDASGSMQCFDDLQDQRSRFEVAKTEAINFIQQRENDQIGLVIFGRDAVSRIPLTFDKKISTEIIKNLELGAVNPDGTALGVAMAMAARRLQQSKAKSKVMIVLTDGEPTPEIDIDPQTAVDLAKKFGIKIYTIGIGGEHGGLFHDPLFGIRSMGFRLNSTLLRSIAEQTCGSYFEAHRPHELHQIYAHIDALEKTAIEATIFSTYHELLIPIGCAAVVAAVLELLARLIWVVL from the coding sequence ATGAATTTTGCATTTCGATTTGCGTATCCACTAGTTATGTATGCCGGCATTGGCATTATTATTGCTGCGATGTTGCTCCGTCGTTATTGGCCACAATCAACGAGATATCGTTATTCACTCGCCTCTACATTTTCTATGCTCGGCTACCAAGCATCATCGTGGCCAATTTCACTTCAGAATCTTTTGCGCTCCGCTCTTTTGCTTTTTTTGGCAGCACTTGCTGCTCGCCCACAATTAGTTGATGTTCAATCGAAAATCCCTGTTGAAGGGATCGATATTATGATGGTACTTGATGCATCGGGCAGTATGCAGTGTTTTGATGATTTGCAGGATCAACGTTCTCGTTTTGAGGTTGCAAAAACTGAAGCGATTAATTTTATCCAACAGCGCGAGAACGATCAAATTGGATTAGTTATTTTTGGGCGTGATGCGGTTTCGCGCATTCCGCTCACTTTTGATAAAAAAATTAGTACCGAAATTATAAAAAATTTAGAATTGGGGGCGGTGAATCCTGATGGTACGGCGCTTGGCGTTGCAATGGCGATGGCTGCGCGCCGCTTGCAGCAATCGAAAGCAAAGAGCAAAGTAATGATTGTGCTCACCGATGGGGAACCAACTCCGGAGATCGATATTGATCCGCAAACGGCGGTTGATCTAGCAAAAAAATTCGGCATAAAAATTTATACTATTGGTATTGGCGGCGAACACGGCGGCCTCTTTCACGATCCACTTTTTGGCATTCGCTCGATGGGATTTAGATTGAATAGTACACTTTTGCGATCAATTGCTGAGCAAACTTGTGGCTCATATTTTGAGGCACATCGCCCGCATGAACTGCATCAAATTTATGCGCATATCGATGCGCTTGAAAAAACTGCAATTGAGGCAACTATTTTCTCAACGTATCACGAACTATTGATTCCTATAGGATGTGCAGCGGTAGTTGCTGCAGTGCTCGAACTTCTTGCGCGTTTGATTTGGGTGGTGTTATGA
- a CDS encoding WD40 repeat domain-containing protein — protein sequence MAQNSKHVVPAFGNSLLKNKPLDYFTIECSDKKLAIPLTFKNDRRIKRLKKQSGVIQCMISDGIAADKELSLPSISSLELSIIFALLLRIDHRIEFEGKLNDLSKMDLSSVVKNANALNIPILFEKASIALAAKIDKKIESIGSLSDLEVALGKWNALELPYDVDEKIVPHLNLIYPQRQITAWKNLKGHTDGVRDVALSADGKICAALSADGKICASASDDKTVRIWNTETESSIATFAHNDYVKGVALSADGKTCASASDDKTVRIWNTETQAQITVLDWHTDRVRRVALSADGKTCASVSDDMTVRIWNKTPKAYVPTFVGVKDVQLSANGKICVSVIDNQLGIWKTETEKAVGFFDAHYNCVRALALTADGKICASASDDGTVRIWNLQSLLETPRIAVDQAMLLSFLLKHSQKNKLIDLKNYSKLDDLFKSLPEDIKKKLE from the coding sequence GTGGCACAAAATAGTAAACATGTAGTTCCTGCATTTGGAAATTCGCTCTTAAAAAACAAGCCTCTAGATTATTTTACAATTGAGTGTTCTGACAAAAAATTAGCTATTCCATTAACTTTTAAAAATGATAGGCGAATAAAGCGTCTTAAAAAGCAATCCGGAGTAATACAATGTATGATTTCGGATGGTATTGCTGCTGATAAAGAATTAAGTCTACCTTCCATTTCATCGCTGGAGTTGAGCATCATTTTTGCATTATTACTAAGAATCGATCATCGGATAGAATTTGAAGGCAAGCTCAATGATTTATCTAAGATGGATCTTTCAAGCGTCGTAAAAAATGCTAACGCTCTTAATATTCCAATATTATTTGAAAAAGCTTCTATTGCTCTCGCCGCGAAAATAGATAAAAAAATCGAATCAATCGGCAGCCTTTCTGATCTTGAAGTGGCCCTTGGAAAATGGAATGCTTTGGAATTGCCATACGATGTGGACGAAAAAATTGTACCCCACCTTAATTTGATATATCCGCAAAGACAGATCACGGCATGGAAAAATCTTAAAGGGCACACTGATGGGGTAAGAGATGTAGCGCTCAGTGCCGATGGAAAGATCTGTGCTGCGCTCAGTGCCGATGGAAAGATCTGTGCTTCAGCAAGCGATGATAAAACGGTGCGTATTTGGAATACAGAAACTGAATCATCCATTGCAACGTTTGCGCATAATGATTATGTAAAGGGTGTGGCACTTAGTGCTGATGGAAAGACCTGTGCTTCGGCAAGCGATGATAAAACGGTGCGCATTTGGAATACAGAAACCCAAGCGCAAATTACAGTTTTAGATTGGCATACTGATAGGGTAAGGCGTGTTGCGCTTAGTGCTGATGGAAAAACCTGTGCTTCAGTAAGCGATGATATGACTGTGCGTATTTGGAATAAAACACCTAAAGCATACGTTCCAACTTTTGTTGGGGTAAAGGATGTGCAGCTCAGTGCTAACGGAAAGATCTGCGTATCAGTAATTGATAATCAATTGGGTATTTGGAAAACAGAAACCGAAAAAGCCGTTGGATTTTTTGACGCGCATTATAATTGCGTGCGTGCTTTGGCACTCACAGCTGATGGAAAGATCTGCGCCTCGGCAAGTGATGATGGGACGGTACGTATTTGGAACCTGCAATCTCTATTAGAAACTCCCCGAATTGCAGTGGACCAAGCAATGCTTCTTTCTTTTTTATTGAAGCATAGCCAAAAAAATAAACTGATTGACTTGAAAAACTATTCAAAACTTGATGATTTATTTAAATCGTTGCCTGAAGATATTAAGAAAAAATTAGAGTAG